From the Bos taurus isolate L1 Dominette 01449 registration number 42190680 breed Hereford chromosome 20, ARS-UCD2.0, whole genome shotgun sequence genome, one window contains:
- the LOC112442958 gene encoding transcription initiation factor TFIID subunit 11-like, which produces MDKARAWLPDQGPNLDVSREAPGVPLGPEPSNPGRILPRDPAQNARKASDEEGGELVHQDCPQPRAGEEADSSSRSPVAKRRKVDTEGKRGRQREVGEEEAQKMRTLVAAMSKEQLNRYEVFRRSAFPKSTIKHLIQAVAGTPVSQNVVIAMSGMAKVFVGEVVEEALDVCEKWGEKPPLQPKHLREAVRRLREKGQMPSTKHKILFF; this is translated from the coding sequence ATGGACAAGGCCAGGGCGTGGCTCCCGGACCAAGGTCCGAACTTGGATGTGTCGCGGGAGGCACCAGGCGTGCCACTGGGACCGGAACCCAGCAACCCAGGCCGAATCTTGCCGCGGGACCCAGCCCAGAACGCCAGGAAAGCCTCTGACGAGGAAGGCGGTGAGCTGGTGCATCAGGACTGCCCACAGCCAAGGGCAGGTGAAGAGGCGGACTCTTCCTCACGTTCCCCTGTGGCCAAGAGACGGAAAGTGGACACCGAGGGCAAGAGAGGCAGGCAACGGGAAGTGGGTGAAGAGGAGGCCCAGAAGATGAGAACCCTCGTGGCTGCTATGAGCAAGGAGCAGCTGAACCGTTACGAAGTGTTTCGCCGCTCAGCCTTCCCCAAATCCACCATCAAACATCTGATCCAGGCCGTGGCCGGCACGCCGGTATCCCAGAACGTGGTCATTGCCATGTCTGGAATGGCCAAGGTCTTCGTCGGGGAGGTGGTGGAAGAGGCCTTAGACGTGTGTGAGAAGTGGGGCGAGAAGCCCCCACTCCAACCCAAGCATCTGAGGGAGGCTGTTCGCAGGCTACGCGAAAAGGGGCAGATGCCCAGCACTAAGCACAAGATCCTCTTCTTCTAG